The proteins below are encoded in one region of Paenibacillus sp. YYML68:
- a CDS encoding S-Ena type endospore appendage codes for MELTNEAEVQVASNATKSKKQKKASVQVNNKISAKQTSIVNVNCPTKSGCKRKKRKTSPVCRKRNKAIRTRLIQISRCVPINQKCDGVTNQAYFFTPVRDSSMIGYPSGTVTIVNSSPECTMRATITSVDGSQSRTIIDPLSSFTGTIPNLNKVDLLCSGNKPSAFCTGTLQIDLHYTVKY; via the coding sequence ATGGAATTAACGAATGAGGCAGAGGTGCAGGTCGCATCGAATGCCACCAAATCAAAAAAACAAAAGAAAGCTTCCGTTCAGGTCAACAACAAAATTTCGGCAAAGCAAACATCCATCGTAAATGTAAATTGTCCAACCAAGTCAGGCTGTAAACGAAAAAAAAGAAAGACGTCTCCTGTATGCAGAAAGCGCAATAAAGCAATACGTACACGACTCATTCAGATTAGCCGCTGCGTCCCAATTAATCAGAAGTGTGATGGCGTTACAAATCAAGCTTATTTCTTCACTCCGGTTCGAGACAGCAGCATGATCGGTTATCCATCAGGTACGGTGACGATTGTCAATTCAAGCCCCGAATGTACGATGAGGGCCACAATTACTTCCGTCGATGGCAGTCAGTCCAGAACGATTATTGATCCCTTGTCCTCTTTCACTGGTACCATCCCGAATTTGAATAAAGTCGATCTATTATGCAGCGGTAATAAACCCTCCGCATTCTGTACAGGGACGCTTCAAATTGACCTTCATTATACCGTGAAATATTGA